One segment of Spinacia oleracea plastid, complete genome DNA contains the following:
- a CDS encoding hypothetical protein (ORF72) yields the protein MGAGLKKDLRVSRVGPGGSLNAFFFLLIGVISQRLAMVIWKKGGTSTLGERSTTESCMLRSGRMNRSQKGIY from the coding sequence ATGGGAGCAGGTTTGAAAAAGGATCTTAGAGTGTCTAGGGTTGGGCCAGGAGGGTCTCTTAATGCCTTCTTTTTTCTTCTCATCGGAGTTATTTCACAAAGACTTGCCATGGTAATATGGAAGAAGGGGGGAACAAGCACACTTGGAGAGCGCAGTACAACGGAGAGTTGTATGCTGCGTTCGGGAAGGATGAATCGCTCCCAAAAAGGAATCTATTGA
- a CDS encoding hypothetical protein (ORF54) gives MGKFGFNCQLLLSEIGFTTDLNHSTCFHKSVRFSRSKSSRFYMKKIWLGMFYLI, from the coding sequence ATGGGAAAATTTGGATTCAATTGTCAACTGCTCCTATCGGAAATCGGATTTACTACGGATTTGAACCATAGCACATGCTTTCATAAAAGCGTACGATTTTCCCGATCTAAATCAAGCAGGTTTTACATGAAGAAGATTTGGCTCGGCATGTTCTATTTGATATAG
- a CDS encoding hypothetical protein (ORF47), which yields MKFINEVVNGGVTIILFGVTNAVCAPKKRNLSIFRGFKGARKHIRTL from the coding sequence ATGAAATTCATAAATGAAGTGGTTAATGGTGGGGTTACCATTATCCTTTTTGGAGTGACGAATGCGGTATGTGCTCCTAAGAAAAGGAATTTGTCCATTTTTCGGGGTTTCAAGGGGGCGCGGAAACACATAAGAACTCTTTAA
- the rps7 gene encoding ribosomal protein S7 produces MSRRGTVEEKTAKSDPIYRNRLVNMLVNRILKHGKKSLAYQILYRAVKKIQQKTETNPLSVLRQAIRGVTPDIAVKARRVGGSTHQVPIEIGSTQGKALAIRWLLGAARKRPGRNMAFKLSSELVDAAKGSGDAVRKKEETHRMAEANRAFAHFR; encoded by the coding sequence ATGTCACGTCGAGGTACTGTAGAAGAAAAAACTGCAAAATCCGATCCAATTTATCGTAATCGATTAGTTAACATGTTGGTTAACCGTATTCTGAAACACGGAAAAAAATCATTGGCTTATCAAATTCTCTATCGAGCCGTGAAAAAGATTCAACAAAAGACAGAAACAAATCCACTATCTGTTTTACGTCAAGCAATACGTGGAGTAACTCCCGATATAGCAGTAAAAGCAAGACGTGTAGGCGGATCGACTCATCAAGTTCCCATTGAAATAGGATCCACACAAGGAAAAGCGCTTGCCATTCGTTGGTTATTAGGGGCAGCCCGAAAACGTCCGGGTCGAAATATGGCTTTCAAATTAAGTTCCGAATTAGTGGATGCTGCCAAAGGGAGTGGCGATGCCGTACGCAAAAAGGAAGAGACTCATAGAATGGCAGAGGCAAATAGAGCTTTTGCACATTTTCGTTAA
- the ndhB gene encoding NADH dehydrogenase subunit 2, which yields MIWHVQNENFILDSTRIFMKAFHLLLFDGSLIFPECILIFGLILLLMIDSTSDQKDIPWLYFISSTSLVMSITALLFRWREEPMISFSGNFQTNNFNEIFQFLILLCSTLCIPLSVEYIECTEMALTEFLLFILTATLGGMFLCGANDLITIFVAPECFSLCSYLLSGYTKKDVRSNEATTKYLLMGGASSSILVHGFSWLYGSSGGEIELQEIVNGLINTQMYNSPGISIALIFITVGIGFKLSPAPSHQWTPDVYEGSPTPVVAFLSVTSKVAASASATRIFDIPFYFSSNEWHLLLEILAILSMILGNLIAITQTSMKRMLAYSSIGQIGYVIIGIIVGDSNDGYASMITYMLFYISMNLGTFACIVLFGLRTGTDNIRDYAGLYTKDPFLALSLALCLLSLGGLPPLAGFFGKIYLFWCGWQAGLYFLVLIGLLTSVLSIYYYLKIIKLLMTGRNQEITPHVRNYRRSPLRSKNSIEFSMIVCVIASTIPGISMNPIITIAQDTLF from the exons ATGATCTGGCATGTACAGAATGAAAACTTCATTCTCGATTCTACGAGAATTTTTATGAAAGCCTTTCATTTGCTTCTCTTCGATGGAAGTTTGATTTTTCCAGAATGTATCCTAATTTTTGGCCTAATTCTTCTTCTGATGATCGATTCAACCTCTGATCAAAAAGATATACCTTGGTTATATTTCATCTCTTCAACAAGTTTAGTAATGAGCATAACAGCCCTGTTGTTCCGATGGAGAGAAGAACCTATGATTAGCTTTTCAGGAAATTTCCAAACGAACAATTTCAACGAAATCTTTCAATTTCTTATTTTACTATGTTCAACTCTATGTATTCCTCTATCCGTAGAGTACATTGAATGTACAGAAATGGCTCTAACAGAGTTTCTGTTATTCATATTAACAGCTACTCTAGGAGGAATGTTTTTATGCGGTGCTAACGATTTAATAACTATCTTTGTAGCTCCAGAATGTTTCAGTTTATGCTCCTACCTATTATCTGGATATACCAAGAAAGATGTACGGTCTAATGAGGCTACTACGAAATATTTACTCATGGGTGGGGCAAGCTCTTCTATTCTGGTTCATGGTTTCTCTTGGCTATATGGTTCATCCGGTGGAGAGATCGAGCTTCAAGAAATAGTGAATGGTCTTATCAATACACAAATGTATAACTCCCCGGGAATTTCAATTGCGCTTATATTCATCACTGTAGGAATTGGGTTCAAGCTTTCCCCAGCCCCTTCTCATCAATGGACTCCTGACGTATACGAAGGA TCTCCCACTCCAGTCGTTGCTTTTCTTTCTGTTACTTCGAAAGTAGCTGCTTCAGCTTCAGCCACTCGAATTTTCGATATTCCCTTTTATTTCTCATCAAACGAATGGCATCTTCTTCTGGAAATCCTAGCTATTCTTAGCATGATATTGGGGAATCTCATTGCTATTACTCAAACAAGCATGAAACGTATGCTTGCATATTCGTCCATAGGTCAAATCGGATATGTAATTATTGGAATAATTGTTGGAGACTCAAATGATGGATATGCAAGCATGATAACTTATATGCTGTTCTATATCTCCATGAATCTAGGAACTTTTGCTTGCATTGTATTATTTGGTCTACGTACCGGAACTGATAACATTCGAGATTATGCAGGATTATACACGAAAGATCCTTTTTTGGCTCTCTCTTTAGCCCTATGCCTCTTATCCCTGGGGGGTCTTCCTCCACTAGCAGGTTTTTTCGGAAAAATCTATTTATTCTGGTGTGGATGGCAGGCAGGCCTATATTTCTTGGTTTTAATAGGACTCCTTACGAGCGTTCTTTCTATCTACTATTATCTAAAAATAATCAAGTTATTAATGACTGGACGAAACCAAGAAATAACCCCTCACGTGCGAAATTATAGAAGATCCCCTTTAAGATCAAAGAATTCCATCGAATTCAGTATGATTGTATGTGTGATAGCATCTACTATACCAGGAATATCAATGAACCCGATTATTACAATTGCTCAGGATACCCTTTTTTAG
- a CDS encoding hypothetical protein (ORF57): MEYITKVECWSISIDRSYRPGSDIQLLRFALSGGYLIYISKRWTIKLLFRFNRSLKR, translated from the coding sequence ATGGAATATATAACAAAGGTCGAGTGTTGGAGTATTTCTATTGATCGGTCATATAGGCCCGGGTCGGACATCCAATTGCTTCGATTTGCATTATCCGGAGGATACCTTATATATATATCAAAAAGATGGACAATCAAACTTCTTTTTCGATTCAATAGAAGCCTAAAGAGATGA
- the ycf2 gene encoding Ycf2 — protein sequence MKGHQFKSWIFELREILREIKNSHYFLDSWTQFNSVGSFIHIFFYQERFLKLFDPRIWSILLSPNSQGSTSNRYFTIKGVVLFVVVVLIYRITNRNMVERKNLYLIGLFPIPMNSIGPRNDTLEKSFGSSNINRLIVSLLYLPKGKKISESYFLDPKESTWFLPITKKCIMPESNRGSRWWRNWIGKRRDSSCKISNETVAGIEISFKEKDIQYLEFPFVYYMDDPIRKDHDWELFDCLSLFLRNVSRENWIWLDNVRLVNKDRFFSKVRNVSSNIQYDFTRSSFVQVTDSSQLKESSDQSRDRSNSISNADSEYHTLINKREIQQLKERSILRDPSFLQTEGTEIESDRFPKCLSGYSSMPRLFTAREKQMIIHLLPEEIEQLLENPTRSIRSFFSGRWSELHLGSNPTERSTRDPQLLKKQQDVSFAPSRQSENKEMVNIFKIIKYLQNTVSIHPISSDPGCDMVPKDELDMDSSDKISFLNKNSFFDLFHLFHDRNRGGYALHHDFESEEKFQEMADLFTLSITDPDLVYHRGFSFSIDSCGLDQKQFLNEVFNSRDESKKKSLLVLSPIFYEENESFYRRIRKKGVRISRNVLNRFFLINRSDRSFEYGIQRDQIGNDTLNHRTIRKYMINQDFSNLKKSQKKWFDPLIFLSRTERFMNRDPDAYRYKWFNGSKNFQEHLEHFVSEQKSRFQVVFDQLRINQYSIDWSEVIDKKDLSKSLRFFLSKSLRFFLSKLLLFLSNSLPFFFVSFGNIPINRSEIRIYELKGPNDQLYNPLVESIGLQIVHLKKWKAFLLDDHDTFQKSKFLINGGTISPFLFNKIPKWMIDSFHTRNNSGKSFDNTDSYFSMISHDQNNWLNPVKPFHRSSLISSFYKANQLRFLNNPHHFCFYCNKRFPFYMEKARINNSDFTYRQFLNILFIHNKLFSLCVGKKKHAFLERDTISPIESQVSNIFLPNDFPIRSDLLVRRTIYSIADISGTPLTEGQLVHFERTYCQPLSDMNLSDSEKKNLHQYLNFNSNMGFIYTPCSEKYLLSEKRKKRSLCLKKCVEKGQMYRTFQRDSAFSTLSKWNLFQTYMPWFLTSTGYKYLNFLFLDTFSDLLPILSSSQKFLSILHDIMHGSGISWRILQKKLCLPPWNLISEISSKCLHNLLLPEEMIHRNNESPLIWTHLASPNVREFFYSILFLLFVAGYLVRTHLLFVFRASSELQTEFERVKSLMIPSYMIELRKLLDRYPTSEPNSFWLKNLFLVALEQLGDSLEEIRGSASGDNMLLGGGPGPAYGFKSIRSKKKYLNINLIDILDLISIIPNPINRITFSRNTRHLSHTSKEIYSLIRKRKRVNGDWIDDKIESWVASSDSIDDEEREFLVQFSTLTTEKRIDQILLSLTHSDHLSKNDSGYQLIEQPGAIYLRYLVDIHKKYLMNYEFNTSCLAERRVFLAHYQTITYSQTSCGANSFHFPSHGKPFSLRLALSPSRGILVIGSIGTGRSYLVKYLATNSYVPFITVFLNKFLDNKPKGSLIDASDDIDRDLDTELELLTMMNALTMDMMPEIDQFSITLQFELAKAMSPCIIWIPNIHDLDVNESNYLSLGLFVNYLSRDCERGSTRNILVIASTHIPQKVDPALIAPNQLNTCIKIRRLRIPQQRKHFFTLSYTRGFHLEKKMFHTNGFGSITMGSNVRDLVAFINEALSISITQKKSIIDTNTIRSALHRQTWDLRSQVRSVQDHGILFYQIGRAVAQNVLLSNCPIDPISTYMKKKSCNEGDSYLYKWYFELGTSMKKLTILLYLLSCSAGSVAQDLWSLPGPDEKNGITSYGLVENDSYLVHGLLEVEGALVGSSRIEKACSQNDRVTLFLRPELRNPLDMMQNGSCSILDHRFLYEKYESELEEGEGALDPQQIEEDLFNHIVWAPRIWNPWGFLFDCIERPNELGFPYWARSFRGKRSIYDKEDELQENDSEFLQSGTMQYQTRDRSSKEQGFFRISQFIWDPADPLFFLFKDQPFVSVFSHREFFADEEISKGLLTSQMNPPISIFQRWFIKNTQEKHFELLINRQRWLRTNSSLSNGSFRSNTLSESYQYLSNLFLSNGTLLDQMTKTLLRKRWLFPDEMKIGFMQEEKDFPFLSRKDMWP from the coding sequence ATGAAAGGACATCAATTCAAATCCTGGATTTTCGAATTGAGAGAGATATTGAGAGAGATTAAGAATTCTCACTATTTCTTAGATTCATGGACCCAATTCAATTCAGTGGGATCTTTCATTCACATTTTTTTCTACCAAGAACGTTTTTTAAAACTCTTTGACCCCCGAATTTGGAGTATCCTACTTTCACCCAATTCACAGGGTTCAACAAGCAATCGATATTTCACGATCAAGGGTGTAGTACTCTTTGTGGTAGTGGTCCTTATATATCGTATTACCAATCGAAATATGGTCGAAAGAAAAAATCTCTATTTGATAGGGCTTTTTCCTATACCTATGAATTCCATTGGACCCAGAAATGATACATTGGAAAAATCCTTTGGGTCTTCCAATATCAATAGGCTGATTGTTTCACTCCTCTATCTTCCAAAAGGAAAAAAGATTTCTGAGAGTTATTTCCTGGATCCGAAAGAGAGTACTTGGTTTCTTCCAATAACTAAAAAGTGTATCATGCCTGAATCTAACCGAGGTTCGCGGTGGTGGAGGAACTGGATCGGAAAAAGGAGGGATTCTAGTTGTAAGATATCTAATGAAACCGTCGCTGGAATTGAGATCTCATTCAAAGAGAAAGATATCCAATATCTGGAGTTTCCCTTTGTATATTATATGGACGATCCGATCCGCAAGGACCATGATTGGGAATTGTTTGATTGTCTTTCTCTTTTTTTGAGGAACGTATCGAGAGAGAATTGGATTTGGCTAGACAATGTGCGGTTGGTAAATAAGGATCGGTTTTTTAGCAAGGTACGGAATGTATCGTCAAATATTCAATATGATTTCACAAGATCTAGTTTTGTTCAAGTAACGGATTCTAGCCAATTGAAAGAATCTTCTGATCAATCTAGAGATCGTTCGAATTCTATTAGTAATGCGGATTCGGAATATCACACATTAATCAATAAAAGAGAGATTCAACAACTAAAAGAAAGATCGATTCTTCGGGATCCTTCCTTTCTTCAAACGGAAGGAACAGAGATAGAATCAGACCGATTCCCGAAATGCCTTTCTGGATATTCCTCAATGCCTCGGCTATTCACGGCACGTGAGAAGCAGATGATTATTCATCTGCTTCCGGAAGAAATCGAACAACTTCTTGAGAATCCTACAAGATCTATTCGTTCTTTTTTCTCTGGCAGATGGTCAGAACTTCATCTGGGTTCAAATCCTACTGAGAGGTCCACTAGAGATCCGCAATTGTTGAAGAAACAACAAGATGTTTCTTTTGCCCCTTCCAGGCAATCGGAAAATAAAGAAATGGTTAATATATTCAAGATAATTAAGTATTTACAAAATACCGTCTCAATTCATCCTATTTCATCAGATCCGGGATGTGATATGGTTCCGAAGGATGAACTGGATATGGACAGTTCCGATAAGATTTCATTCTTGAACAAAAATTCATTTTTTGACTTATTTCATCTATTCCATGACCGAAACAGGGGGGGATACGCATTACACCACGATTTTGAATCCGAAGAGAAATTTCAAGAAATGGCAGATCTATTCACTCTATCAATAACCGATCCGGATCTGGTGTATCATAGGGGATTTTCCTTTTCTATTGATTCCTGCGGATTGGATCAAAAACAATTCTTGAATGAGGTATTCAACTCCAGGGATGAATCAAAAAAGAAATCTTTATTGGTTCTATCTCCTATTTTTTATGAAGAGAATGAATCTTTTTATCGAAGGATCCGAAAAAAAGGGGTTCGAATCTCCAGAAATGTATTGAATCGATTCTTTTTAATAAATAGATCCGATCGCAGCTTCGAATATGGAATTCAAAGGGATCAAATAGGAAACGATACTTTGAATCATAGAACTATAAGGAAATATATGATCAACCAAGATTTCTCGAATTTGAAAAAGAGTCAGAAGAAATGGTTCGATCCTCTTATTTTTCTTTCTCGAACCGAGAGATTCATGAATCGGGATCCTGATGCATATAGATACAAATGGTTCAATGGGAGCAAGAATTTCCAGGAACATTTGGAACATTTCGTTTCTGAGCAGAAGAGCCGTTTTCAAGTAGTGTTCGATCAATTACGTATTAATCAATATTCGATTGATTGGTCTGAGGTTATTGACAAAAAAGATTTGTCTAAGTCACTTCGTTTCTTTTTGTCCAAGTCACTTCGTTTCTTTTTGTCCAAGTTGCTTCTCTTTTTGTCTAACTCACTTCCTTTTTTCTTTGTGAGTTTCGGGAATATCCCCATTAATAGGTCCGAGATCCGCATTTATGAATTGAAAGGTCCGAATGATCAACTCTACAATCCGTTGGTAGAATCAATAGGTCTTCAAATCGTTCATTTGAAAAAATGGAAAGCCTTCTTATTGGATGATCATGATACTTTCCAAAAATCGAAATTCTTGATCAATGGAGGAACAATATCACCATTTTTGTTCAATAAGATACCAAAGTGGATGATTGACTCATTCCATACTAGAAATAATAGCGGGAAATCCTTTGATAACACGGATTCCTATTTCTCAATGATATCCCACGATCAAAACAATTGGCTGAATCCCGTAAAACCATTTCATAGAAGTTCATTGATATCTTCTTTTTATAAAGCAAATCAACTTCGATTCTTGAATAATCCACATCACTTCTGCTTCTATTGTAACAAAAGATTCCCTTTTTATATGGAAAAGGCCCGTATCAATAATTCTGATTTTACGTATAGACAATTCCTCAATATCTTGTTCATTCACAACAAACTATTTTCTTTGTGTGTCGGTAAAAAAAAACATGCTTTTTTGGAGAGAGATACTATTTCACCAATCGAGTCACAGGTATCTAACATATTCCTACCTAACGATTTTCCAATTCGATCCGATCTATTAGTTCGTAGAACTATTTACTCGATCGCAGACATTTCTGGAACACCTCTAACAGAGGGACAACTAGTCCATTTTGAAAGAACTTATTGTCAACCTCTTTCCGATATGAATCTATCTGATTCAGAAAAGAAGAACTTGCATCAGTATCTCAATTTCAATTCAAACATGGGTTTTATTTACACTCCATGTTCTGAGAAATATTTACTATCGGAAAAGAGGAAAAAACGGAGTCTTTGTCTAAAGAAATGCGTTGAGAAAGGGCAGATGTATAGAACCTTTCAACGAGATAGTGCTTTTTCAACTCTCTCAAAATGGAATCTATTCCAAACATATATGCCATGGTTCCTTACTTCGACAGGGTACAAATATCTAAATTTTCTATTTTTAGATACTTTTTCAGACTTATTGCCGATACTAAGTAGCAGTCAAAAATTTTTATCTATTCTTCATGATATTATGCACGGATCAGGTATATCATGGCGAATTCTTCAGAAAAAATTGTGTCTTCCACCATGGAATCTGATAAGTGAGATTTCGAGTAAGTGTTTACATAATCTTCTTCTGCCCGAAGAAATGATTCATCGAAATAATGAGTCACCATTGATATGGACACATCTGGCATCGCCAAATGTTCGGGAGTTCTTCTATTCAATCCTTTTCCTTCTTTTTGTTGCTGGATATCTCGTTCGTACCCATCTTCTCTTTGTTTTCCGAGCCTCTAGTGAGTTACAGACAGAGTTCGAAAGGGTAAAATCTTTGATGATTCCATCATACATGATTGAGTTGCGAAAACTTCTGGATAGGTATCCTACATCGGAACCGAATTCCTTCTGGTTAAAGAATCTCTTTTTGGTTGCTTTAGAACAATTAGGAGATTCCCTAGAAGAAATAAGGGGTTCTGCTTCTGGCGACAACATGCTATTGGGTGGTGGTCCCGGTCCCGCTTATGGGTTCAAATCAATACGTTCTAAGAAAAAATATTTGAATATTAATCTCATCGATATCCTCGATCTCATAAGTATCATACCAAATCCCATCAATCGAATCACTTTTTCGAGAAATACGAGACATCTAAGTCATACAAGTAAAGAGATCTATTCATTGATAAGAAAAAGAAAAAGGGTGAACGGTGATTGGATTGATGATAAAATAGAATCCTGGGTCGCAAGCAGTGATTCGATTGATGATGAAGAAAGAGAATTCTTGGTTCAGTTCTCCACTTTAACGACAGAAAAAAGGATTGATCAAATTCTATTGAGTCTGACTCATAGTGATCATTTATCAAAGAATGACTCTGGTTATCAACTGATTGAACAACCGGGAGCAATTTACTTACGATACTTAGTTGACATTCATAAAAAGTATCTAATGAATTATGAGTTCAATACATCTTGTTTAGCAGAAAGACGAGTATTCCTTGCTCATTATCAGACAATCACTTATTCACAAACCTCGTGTGGGGCTAATAGTTTTCATTTCCCATCTCATGGAAAACCCTTTTCGCTCCGCTTAGCCCTATCCCCCTCTAGAGGTATTTTAGTGATAGGTTCTATAGGAACTGGACGATCCTATTTGGTCAAATACCTAGCGACAAACTCCTATGTTCCTTTTATTACGGTATTTCTGAACAAGTTCCTGGATAACAAGCCTAAAGGTTCTCTTATTGATGCTAGTGACGATATCGATCGTGACCTTGATACGGAGCTGGAGCTGCTAACTATGATGAATGCGCTAACTATGGATATGATGCCGGAAATAGACCAATTTTCTATCACCCTTCAATTCGAATTAGCAAAAGCAATGTCTCCTTGCATAATATGGATTCCAAACATTCATGATCTGGATGTGAATGAGTCGAATTACTTATCCCTCGGTCTATTCGTGAACTATCTCTCCAGGGATTGTGAAAGAGGGTCTACTAGAAATATTCTTGTTATTGCTTCGACTCATATTCCTCAAAAAGTGGATCCCGCTCTAATAGCTCCGAATCAATTAAATACATGCATTAAGATACGAAGGCTTCGTATTCCACAACAACGAAAGCACTTTTTCACTCTTTCATATACTAGGGGATTTCACTTGGAAAAGAAAATGTTCCATACTAATGGATTCGGGTCCATAACCATGGGTTCCAATGTACGAGATCTTGTAGCATTTATCAACGAGGCCCTATCGATTAGTATTACACAGAAGAAATCCATTATAGACACTAATACAATTCGATCCGCTCTTCATAGACAAACTTGGGATTTGCGATCCCAGGTAAGATCGGTTCAGGATCATGGGATCCTTTTCTATCAGATAGGAAGGGCTGTTGCACAAAATGTACTTCTAAGTAATTGCCCGATAGATCCTATATCTACCTATATGAAGAAGAAATCATGTAACGAAGGGGATTCTTATTTGTACAAATGGTACTTCGAACTTGGAACGAGCATGAAGAAATTAACGATACTTCTTTATCTTTTGAGTTGTTCTGCCGGATCGGTCGCTCAAGATCTTTGGTCTCTACCCGGACCCGATGAAAAAAACGGGATCACTTCTTATGGACTCGTTGAGAATGATTCTTATCTAGTTCATGGCCTATTAGAAGTAGAAGGCGCTCTGGTGGGATCCTCACGGATAGAAAAAGCTTGCAGTCAGAATGATCGAGTGACATTGTTTCTTCGGCCCGAACTAAGGAATCCCTTAGATATGATGCAAAATGGATCTTGTTCTATCCTTGATCATAGATTTCTCTATGAAAAATACGAATCGGAATTGGAAGAAGGGGAAGGAGCCCTCGATCCGCAACAGATAGAGGAGGATTTATTCAATCACATAGTTTGGGCTCCTAGAATATGGAACCCCTGGGGCTTTCTATTTGATTGTATCGAAAGGCCTAATGAATTGGGATTTCCCTATTGGGCCAGGTCATTTCGGGGCAAGCGGAGCATTTATGATAAAGAGGATGAGCTTCAAGAGAATGATTCGGAGTTCTTGCAGAGTGGAACCATGCAGTACCAGACACGAGATAGATCTTCCAAAGAACAGGGCTTTTTTCGAATAAGCCAATTCATTTGGGACCCTGCAGATCCACTCTTTTTCCTATTCAAAGATCAGCCCTTTGTCTCTGTGTTTTCACATCGAGAATTCTTTGCAGATGAAGAGATATCAAAGGGGCTTCTTACTTCCCAAATGAATCCTCCTATATCTATATTTCAACGCTGGTTTATCAAGAATACGCAAGAAAAGCACTTTGAATTGTTGATTAATCGCCAAAGATGGCTTAGAACCAACAGTTCATTATCGAATGGATCTTTCCGTTCTAATACTCTATCCGAGAGTTATCAGTATTTATCAAATCTGTTCCTATCTAACGGAACACTATTGGATCAAATGACAAAGACATTGTTGAGAAAAAGATGGCTTTTCCCGGATGAAATGAAAATTGGATTCATGCAAGAGGAGAAAGATTTTCCATTCCTTAGCCGGAAAGATATGTGGCCATGA